From Nicotiana tabacum cultivar K326 unplaced genomic scaffold, ASM71507v2 Un00006, whole genome shotgun sequence, one genomic window encodes:
- the LOC107800233 gene encoding alpha-farnesene synthase-like isoform X1, whose translation MQTNKLHSTIKKQSLPERKICTYKPNIWKYDHLLTLTSEYSEEKYKVEAEKLKEEVSCTFSNSTISPLDLLELIDSIDKLGLSCYFEVETKEALEKIIMSVKTKSSAKEEDLYATALCFRLLREHGHHASQDMLKDFFDGKGKLKVSDVKTLLEVLEGSYLSMEGENLLDDTRLFTTKNLKSLVSKSDYTFTNKDYTLSFPLAWRVKWYDVRKHICAQELECNNTNPMLLKLAKLNFNIIQATHQKDLKHVLRWWRNLSIVEDLSFTRDRIVESFFCAVGVAPEPRHGSMRKWLTKVIELVLIIDDVYDIYGSLAQVQQFTRAIEKWDPNEVEGLPECMQICFRSLHDTVEEISVEIQQQKGGLSALPYLKQVWVNFCKALLLEATWYHKGHMPTLEEYLDNGWISSSGPLLSLHVIFGLSNKITTETHDLYEDCHEIIYHTSVVIRLCNDQGTSAAELERGDVASSILCYMQQENVSEDVAREHIESIILDSWKKINYHFNTVSTSHRKLVKHVVNEARMAHVMYQFGDGFGVQDVETRDQVFFNLVHPIT comes from the exons ATGCAGACTAATAAACTTCATAGTACTATTAAAAAGCAAAGTCTGCCTGAAAGGAAGATTTGTACCTATAAACCAAACATTTGGAAATATGATCATCTACTTACTCTTACAAGTGAATATTCT GAAGAGAAGTACAAAGTTGAGGCTGAGAAGCTAAAAGAGGAAGTTAGTTGCACGTTTTCAAACAGTACTATTAGTCCACTGGACCTGCTAGAGCTTATAGACAGCATTGACAAACTTGGACTCAGTTGTTACTTTGAGGTTGAAACCAAGGAAGCTTTGGAAAAGATAATAATGTCCGTGAAAACTAAGTCCAGCGCGAAGGAGGAGGATCTGTATGCTACTGCATTGTGCTTCAGGCTTCTCAGGGAACATGGCCACCATGCTTCACAAG ATATGTTAAAGGACTTCTTCGATGGCAAAGGAAAGCTGAAAGTCTCAGATGTGAAAACATTGTTGGAGGTTTTGGAAGGGTCATATCTGAGCATGGAAGGTGAAAACTTACTAGACGACACACGATTGTTCACAACAAAAAACCTCAAGAGCCTTGTATCTAAATCAGATTACACATTTACTAATAAGGATTATACCCTGAGTTTTCCATTGGCATGGAGAGTGAAATGGTATGATGTTAGAAAACATATCTGTGCTCAAGAACTTGAATGCAACAACACAAATCCAATGTTGCTCAAGTTGGCAAAACTTAACTTCAATATAATTCAAGCCACGCACCAAAAGGATCTCAAACACGTATTAAG ATGGTGGAGGAATCTTTCCATAGTTGAAGATTTGAGCTTTACAAGGGATCGGATAGTGGAAAGCTTCTTTTGTGCTGTAGGAGTTGCCCCTGAGCCTCGACATGGAAGCATGAGAAAATGGCTCACCAAAGTGATTGAGTTGGTGCTAATAATAGATGATGTTTATGATATTTATGGTTCATTAGCCCAAGTGCAGCAATTCACTCGTGCCATAGAGAA GTGGGATCCAAATGAAGTAGAAGGGCTGCCAGAATGTATGCAAATCTGTTTCAGGTCATTGCATGATACAGTAGAAGAGATATCTGTTGAAATTCAACAACAAAAGGGTGGCCTTTCAGCATTACCTTATCTGAAACAAGTG TGGGTCAACTTTTGCAAAGCTTTGCTGTTGGAAGCAACGTGGTATCACAAAGGTCATATGCCAACACTTGAAGAGTACCTTGATAATGGGTGGATCTCATCGTCAGGCCCTTTGCTTTCTTTACATGTGATTTTTGGTCTATCAAATAAAATAACAACAGAAACCCATGATTTATACGAAGATTGCCATGAAATTATTTACCACACTTCCGTTGTAATTCGGCTTTGCAATGACCAGGGTACCTCAGCG GCGGAGCTAGAGAGAGGTGATGTTGCTTCATCAATTTTATGTTACATGCAACAAGAAAATGTATCAGAGGATGTAGCCCGAGAGCATatcgaaagcataattttggATTCGTGGAAAAAGATCAATTACCATTTTAATACTGTTTCTACATCACATCGAAAACTTGTCAAGCATGTAGTAAATGAAGCACGAATGGCACATGTCATGTACCAATTTGGAGATGGATTTGGGGTTCAAGATGTTGAAACTCGAGATCAAGTCTTCTTCAACTTGGTTCATCCTATTACATAA
- the LOC107800233 gene encoding alpha-farnesene synthase-like isoform X2: MQTNKLHSTIKKQSLPERKICTYKPNIWKYDHLLTLTSEYSEEKYKVEAEKLKEEVSCTFSNSTISPLDLLELIDSIDKLGLSCYFEVETKEALEKIIMSVKTKSSAKEEDLYATALCFRLLREHGHHASQDMLKDFFDGKGKLKVSDVKTLLEVLEGSYLSMEGENLLDDTRLFTTKNLKSLVSKSDYTFTNKDYTLSFPLAWRVKWYDVRKHICAQELECNNTNPMLLKLAKLNFNIIQATHQKDLKHVLRWWRNLSIVEDLSFTRDRIVESFFCAVGVAPEPRHGSMRKWLTKVIELVLIIDDVYDIYGSLAQVQQFTRAIEKWDPNEVEGLPECMQICFRSLHDTVEEISVEIQQQKGGLSALPYLKQVAELERGDVASSILCYMQQENVSEDVAREHIESIILDSWKKINYHFNTVSTSHRKLVKHVVNEARMAHVMYQFGDGFGVQDVETRDQVFFNLVHPIT; the protein is encoded by the exons ATGCAGACTAATAAACTTCATAGTACTATTAAAAAGCAAAGTCTGCCTGAAAGGAAGATTTGTACCTATAAACCAAACATTTGGAAATATGATCATCTACTTACTCTTACAAGTGAATATTCT GAAGAGAAGTACAAAGTTGAGGCTGAGAAGCTAAAAGAGGAAGTTAGTTGCACGTTTTCAAACAGTACTATTAGTCCACTGGACCTGCTAGAGCTTATAGACAGCATTGACAAACTTGGACTCAGTTGTTACTTTGAGGTTGAAACCAAGGAAGCTTTGGAAAAGATAATAATGTCCGTGAAAACTAAGTCCAGCGCGAAGGAGGAGGATCTGTATGCTACTGCATTGTGCTTCAGGCTTCTCAGGGAACATGGCCACCATGCTTCACAAG ATATGTTAAAGGACTTCTTCGATGGCAAAGGAAAGCTGAAAGTCTCAGATGTGAAAACATTGTTGGAGGTTTTGGAAGGGTCATATCTGAGCATGGAAGGTGAAAACTTACTAGACGACACACGATTGTTCACAACAAAAAACCTCAAGAGCCTTGTATCTAAATCAGATTACACATTTACTAATAAGGATTATACCCTGAGTTTTCCATTGGCATGGAGAGTGAAATGGTATGATGTTAGAAAACATATCTGTGCTCAAGAACTTGAATGCAACAACACAAATCCAATGTTGCTCAAGTTGGCAAAACTTAACTTCAATATAATTCAAGCCACGCACCAAAAGGATCTCAAACACGTATTAAG ATGGTGGAGGAATCTTTCCATAGTTGAAGATTTGAGCTTTACAAGGGATCGGATAGTGGAAAGCTTCTTTTGTGCTGTAGGAGTTGCCCCTGAGCCTCGACATGGAAGCATGAGAAAATGGCTCACCAAAGTGATTGAGTTGGTGCTAATAATAGATGATGTTTATGATATTTATGGTTCATTAGCCCAAGTGCAGCAATTCACTCGTGCCATAGAGAA GTGGGATCCAAATGAAGTAGAAGGGCTGCCAGAATGTATGCAAATCTGTTTCAGGTCATTGCATGATACAGTAGAAGAGATATCTGTTGAAATTCAACAACAAAAGGGTGGCCTTTCAGCATTACCTTATCTGAAACAAGTG GCGGAGCTAGAGAGAGGTGATGTTGCTTCATCAATTTTATGTTACATGCAACAAGAAAATGTATCAGAGGATGTAGCCCGAGAGCATatcgaaagcataattttggATTCGTGGAAAAAGATCAATTACCATTTTAATACTGTTTCTACATCACATCGAAAACTTGTCAAGCATGTAGTAAATGAAGCACGAATGGCACATGTCATGTACCAATTTGGAGATGGATTTGGGGTTCAAGATGTTGAAACTCGAGATCAAGTCTTCTTCAACTTGGTTCATCCTATTACATAA